In Thermodesulfobacteriota bacterium, the following are encoded in one genomic region:
- a CDS encoding NAD-dependent epimerase/dehydratase family protein, with the protein MRVGIIGCGQIANIHIPVIKKYPNVEIVGLADVNVEVLENTASKFHISDRFTNPPDLIEKKKRPEVVHILTPPQYHYELAKMALEGGCHVYVEKPMCMNAAEGEKLVKLAKQKNLKLCVGHNHLFDSVMVEARKLAERGDVGTICSIECCYGSDLGSDSKGRYFTQAYRHWVYQLPGGIFQNLLDHPLSVIIPFIGNPTSVYSLSAEAGVVPPGIPSELQVILGDGRITAHINLSLAASPRFYHLTLYGTNGNISVDFFNKRIIQRSHGKMPRAVSRALFNLKEGSQILTSTLSNTGKVLTGRFFPYEGLERLVTEFYKSIETGIPSPVPPESGLTALRIMDTVWKQIDYPRDNAALMKKYRVQPDSSAKVKILITGASGFVGANLLKKLSENDNYYIRAMVRNPRKIEGLVKDRPIDIFIGDLSDEKSVFSAVEGIDVIYHIAATMGGKWSDYVEGTIKGTERLVQAALQHRIKKFVYISSIAVYGIPENGNRPIMEDSPYTSNHLNNYIKSKIEAERIILENVKNNQLPATILRAGVIYGPGRVNQLPRIGYQLVGKFFVKIGLNSVTLPVVYIDNVVDALILAGNSENSVGQVYNVVDDERFTQMEYLSKLNEYGKERIYYISFPYTLASGVGSIAGKLSKYSPHLERISSYLSPFHLQSCAKELDYDNSKIKRELGWKPDSDIDKHFRRIFG; encoded by the coding sequence ATGAGAGTGGGCATCATTGGTTGCGGGCAGATTGCTAATATACACATTCCGGTTATTAAAAAATATCCGAATGTCGAGATTGTAGGGCTTGCCGACGTCAACGTGGAGGTATTGGAAAACACCGCCTCCAAATTTCACATATCCGATAGATTCACTAATCCTCCTGACTTAATCGAGAAGAAGAAGAGACCGGAAGTAGTTCATATACTCACCCCTCCTCAATATCACTATGAACTGGCTAAAATGGCTCTAGAGGGGGGCTGCCACGTTTATGTGGAAAAACCAATGTGCATGAATGCGGCCGAAGGGGAAAAATTGGTTAAATTGGCCAAACAAAAGAATCTTAAGCTTTGTGTCGGCCATAACCATCTTTTTGACTCGGTCATGGTAGAAGCGAGAAAGCTGGCAGAGCGTGGGGATGTAGGAACAATCTGCTCTATAGAATGTTGCTACGGGTCCGACCTTGGTTCGGACTCTAAAGGACGCTATTTCACGCAGGCTTACAGGCACTGGGTCTATCAGCTCCCCGGCGGCATTTTCCAGAACCTTCTGGACCATCCGCTTTCCGTTATAATACCGTTTATAGGCAACCCCACTTCGGTATACTCGCTTTCGGCTGAGGCTGGAGTCGTTCCGCCAGGAATTCCCAGTGAGTTGCAGGTTATCCTCGGGGATGGCCGCATTACCGCGCATATTAATCTTTCGTTGGCAGCCAGCCCCCGGTTCTACCACCTAACCCTTTACGGAACCAACGGAAATATATCCGTGGATTTCTTTAACAAGCGGATTATTCAACGCTCCCATGGAAAAATGCCCAGGGCGGTTTCCAGGGCGCTTTTTAATCTGAAAGAAGGGTCCCAGATTCTGACCAGCACGTTATCCAATACGGGAAAGGTGCTCACCGGGAGATTTTTCCCCTACGAAGGCCTAGAGAGGCTAGTCACCGAGTTCTATAAATCAATCGAAACGGGTATCCCTTCTCCGGTCCCACCGGAGAGCGGCCTGACCGCCTTACGAATCATGGATACGGTCTGGAAACAGATCGATTATCCCAGGGACAATGCGGCCCTGATGAAGAAGTATAGGGTCCAACCGGATTCATCGGCTAAGGTAAAGATTCTTATAACCGGCGCCAGCGGGTTTGTAGGGGCAAACCTTTTGAAGAAATTAAGTGAGAATGACAACTATTACATAAGGGCGATGGTTCGGAATCCAAGGAAAATAGAGGGTCTGGTGAAGGATCGCCCGATAGATATATTCATAGGAGACCTATCCGATGAAAAAAGCGTTTTCTCGGCTGTCGAGGGAATAGACGTAATCTATCATATAGCGGCAACGATGGGGGGTAAATGGTCTGATTACGTCGAGGGAACTATCAAGGGTACCGAGAGATTGGTGCAGGCTGCCTTACAACACCGAATAAAAAAATTTGTGTATATAAGCTCGATCGCTGTTTATGGAATCCCCGAAAACGGCAACAGGCCCATAATGGAAGATAGCCCTTATACCAGTAATCATCTGAATAACTACATTAAATCTAAGATTGAGGCTGAGCGGATTATTCTTGAGAATGTGAAAAACAACCAGTTGCCTGCCACCATACTGCGGGCCGGTGTAATTTACGGCCCGGGGAGAGTAAATCAACTACCCAGGATCGGGTATCAGCTTGTTGGAAAGTTTTTCGTCAAGATTGGCCTCAATAGCGTGACCCTTCCGGTGGTTTATATAGATAACGTGGTGGATGCATTGATACTGGCGGGGAACTCGGAAAACAGCGTCGGACAGGTTTATAATGTCGTCGACGACGAGCGATTTACCCAGATGGAATATCTCAGCAAACTCAATGAGTACGGCAAAGAGCGTATATACTACATTTCTTTTCCCTACACATTGGCATCCGGCGTCGGCTCCATTGCCGGGAAGTTGAGCAAATACAGCCCTCACTTAGAGAGAATCTCGTCTTACCTTTCACCCTTTCATTTGCAAAGCTGTGCCAAAGAGCTCGACTATGATAACTCCAAAATTAAGAGGGAATTGGGATGGAAACCCGATTCTGATATTGACAAACATTTCAGAAGAATCTTCGGATAA
- a CDS encoding sulfotransferase, whose translation MARLDLIPHILRWHDSLASYTPVLSSIPFMPGKARARTCRIYIKSKIDQKGRDAIAKFINNLPSKALEYPQVVSNVTDELYQEFSYEELCEGIIPRIAGRIENIRSLSESQKLYIYLMLGAHQHARRYLDNLPVLRKPDFIIAGAQKAGTTWLMDALSNHPDIWGTPTELHYFTSNRRRWTWEEYLALFSLSGSRLNGEKSVTYLQVIDEVVNKLPGTKVFVILRDPFDRIVSQYFHDIRNHRFRDRNGIKNIKDYIERNIGDCRERGLYYSNIRNSLSRINILFYQEISDNPVALLKIVLMALGLRDVDPTDLIPKRRINKSDNKPKISYKEFLKSAGLAQTLKEYYYDDISKLSQVTGKDLSSWMDW comes from the coding sequence ATGGCTAGACTGGATCTGATACCCCATATTTTAAGGTGGCATGATTCCCTGGCGAGCTATACACCGGTTTTAAGTTCGATACCATTCATGCCGGGAAAGGCCAGGGCTCGTACGTGCAGAATCTACATAAAATCAAAGATTGACCAAAAGGGCAGGGATGCAATAGCCAAATTCATCAATAACTTGCCGTCAAAGGCTTTAGAGTACCCGCAGGTTGTCTCAAACGTGACCGATGAGCTATATCAGGAGTTCAGCTATGAAGAGTTATGCGAAGGCATAATTCCCCGGATAGCCGGGAGAATCGAAAATATAAGGAGCTTGAGTGAAAGTCAAAAGTTGTACATTTATCTTATGCTGGGGGCTCACCAACATGCCCGGAGATATCTCGATAATTTGCCGGTGTTAAGAAAGCCGGACTTCATAATTGCCGGTGCCCAGAAAGCCGGGACTACCTGGTTAATGGACGCTTTAAGCAATCATCCGGACATCTGGGGCACACCCACAGAATTACACTATTTCACTTCAAACCGCCGTAGATGGACCTGGGAGGAGTACCTGGCGCTGTTTTCTTTGAGCGGGAGTAGATTGAACGGAGAAAAATCGGTTACCTATCTTCAGGTCATTGACGAGGTTGTAAATAAGCTACCCGGAACCAAAGTATTCGTAATTCTCCGCGACCCGTTTGATAGGATAGTATCGCAGTATTTTCATGATATACGCAATCATAGGTTTAGAGATAGGAATGGAATTAAGAATATAAAAGATTATATTGAAAGAAATATAGGGGATTGTAGGGAACGGGGTTTATATTATTCGAATATAAGAAATAGCCTTTCTAGGATCAATATTCTTTTTTATCAGGAGATCTCTGATAATCCAGTAGCATTACTTAAGATCGTTTTAATGGCACTTGGGTTGAGAGACGTTGATCCTACTGACCTGATTCCAAAGAGAAGGATAAACAAGTCGGACAACAAGCCAAAGATATCATATAAAGAATTTCTCAAGAGCGCAGGATTAGCCCAGACTTTAAAAGAATATTACTATGATGATATCAGTAAATTGTCCCAGGTGACCGGAAAAGATTTGTCCAGTTGGATGGATTGGTAA